A region from the Pararge aegeria chromosome Z, ilParAegt1.1, whole genome shotgun sequence genome encodes:
- the LOC120636309 gene encoding uncharacterized protein LOC120636309: MMSTPNDKNDDDNQKTMNKTAEQEEVMEIDGKAENAKPGEEEQLERYDDDEDCGDNVTLDRVLEYYTRRAANAADPEIILYAVNLGGVEHTFFVDAVKVYPDPNPVELEDDDHEETPEEISFKKMITTAVDEYMKSEEFKPVLQLAHEQLFIDWCTSRQIMTHRGNDL; the protein is encoded by the exons ATGATGTCAACACCAAACGATAAAAACGATGATGATAATCAGAAAACGATGAACAAAACTGCTGAACAAGAGGAAGTCATGGAAATTGACGGGAAAGCTGAAAATGCCAAACCGGGTGAGGAGGAACAACTCGAGCGCTACGATGATGACGAAGATTGTGGA gaTAATGTAACCCTTGACCGGGTTCTCGAATATTACACCCGCAGAGCAGCAAATGCCGCTGATCCAGAAATTATACTGTATGCAGTAAACTTGGGAGGTGTAGAGCACACCTTTTTTGTGGATGCGGTTAAGGTTTACCCAGATCCAAATCCCGTTGAACTTGAGGATGATGACCATGAAGAAACACCAGAAGAAATAAGTTTCAAGAAGATGATAACCACCGCCGTCG ATGAGTACATGAAAAGTGAGGAATTCAAACCAGTGCTGCAATTAGCACACGAACAACTGTTCATCGATT GGTGCACCTCGCGTCAAATCATGACTCACAGGGGCAACGACCTTTAA
- the LOC120636642 gene encoding uncharacterized protein LOC120636642, translated as MAAEADGFEEQNSAAEPLITEKENINEEENVGNELNDGENDNLSKPDPPNESDISQDDSEAESTEKGLNWPMHERCVHGEINEIWVPFDKSEVYSRLAEPYELPYELPPFGDYIFCEWSEVEHLLMTAIEFAEEEYNGDRSSCPSPTGMGL; from the exons ATGGCTGCGGAAGCAGATGGCTTTGAAGAACAAAATAGCGCGGCGGAACCGCTCATCACggaaaaggaaaacatcaaTGAAGAAGAAAATGTCGGCAATGAACTCAATGATGGAGAAAATGACAATCTAAGTAAACCGGACCCCCCCAATGAATCAGATATAAGCCAAGATGATAGCGAAGCTGAAAGTACCGAAAAGGGACTGAATTGGCCCATGCATGAGCGCTGTGTGCATGGAGAAATCAATGAG ATCTGGGTACCCTTTGATAAAAGCGAGGTTTACTCTCGCTTAGCAGAACCTTATGAATTGCCTTATGAACTGCCACCGTTCGGCGATtacatttttt GTGAGTGGTCGGAAGTGGAACATTTGTTAATGACGGCTATTGAATTTGCAGAAGAAGAATATAATGGTGATC GGTCATCATGTCCTTCTCCGACTGGCATGGGCCTGTAA